ATCGACtccccctccttctgcttgatggtgTAGAGATAGTCGGACCACTTCTGCTGTCGCTGGCTACTAACAAAGTGATCGATGAAAGACCGACATAGCTCTTCAAAAAAGTGAATTAAGGCCGATTTCAAACTTGAGTACCACTACCGAGTTGCCCCTTTAAAGATAGTAGAAAATGCTCAACAGAGGATGCCATCTGTCGCTCCTTGAAGGAGCATCGCCGCTTTGAAAGTCTCCAAATAATTGACAGGGTCGGCAGTCCCATCATAGGTCTCAAACTGGGACACCTTAAAGTGCTGAGGGAGTGGCTCCTGTATTATTCTCGACATAAAAGGTGGCTCGCTATTGAACCTTTCGTAGGGCTACACCAAAAAGGTATTATTGAGAGCATTCTCAATCTTTTTATCGAATGCCTGGAACCTTCTCTCTATGGCAAGATTCCGGACGGTGCAGGTTTCAGAGTACTGGGGTGAGTGCTGATCAGGGGTTGAATCATGCCCTAATCACGAGCTGGGAGATCGCCGCCTTGTCGGTTGCTGGACTTTAAGGCGGCTCTGACGAGTCTGTCTACTCTTTAGACTCTAAGGAAGCACTTACGGCTGCTCAGGTTGTAGTGGCGGCTAGAAAATCGGATTCGATGAGGGTGTCGCCATAGGTGGCACTGGCGGCACCATCGAGGAAAGTACTAATGGCACTGCTAAAGGGAGTACAGGAGTAGCCTGATCAGGCTATGGTGCCGTCAGTGGAGGCATAGGAACAATTTGAACCACCTGGATAATGGTTGACAgagtttggacctactagaagagCAGGTTGAAATGGTTTGCCATGACTAGTGCTAACTGAGTTGGTGGAGGAGTCTCCGTCACTGGTGGCTATACCTGGCTGTCAGCCTGATCCCCTGTCTGACAGAAGGTGATGACGTTGGAGAGACGAGATGAGACTCACGTTGGTGATATGATGCGAAGATTACACCCTTCTTCTATCTGTTGCTGCTTATTTCGGCTAAGGTCGGAAGGTGAACAACTGGACCTTGCGCAGTGATGCTGGAGTACTGCAAAACAAAATCCAAATCGAAGATTTTGGCTCCGacaaggaccctccgatgctcaagttaggaaTCAGAGAACAATAAAAGCAGCAACTGGTTCTCTAAGAGGGGTTACTTATTTGGATCCTCGGGGCTTTAGTTATTTATAGAGGATATGGTTGAAAAATCGTAAGAACGTGTGGTTCCGAGGTTATTGGGCTATTGGACGTATTGGTAGTGGGTGAGATATTCTAGCCTTTATTTGCTCCTGCGAGatataaaaaattagttatgtCCAAACTTATCCACTCAGAATGAATAGCTACTGTACGTACTAAGAAATTGGCTGTCTGAGATAATAGAAGAAGCTCACATGCCAGATGGACCACATATCAGACTGGATATAAATAGCTCAGCTCCACATACCTTAGTCCGATGGTTGGGTCGACAATCACGAAGACAGCTCGTTGGCCTGAGGTATCCATGATAATTGTTATGGTGGTATCCGACAACCCGACAACTTCGAAGCTGCACGTTTTTTTGGTTGTTTAGTCATATCCTCTATAAATAACTAGAGTCTCGATGACTTAGATAAGTAACCTCTCTCAAAGAATCAGTTGCTATTTTCATTGTTCTCTGATTTCTGATTTAAACGTTAGAGGTTCTTCGTTGGAGTGAAAACTtttgattcaaattttttttacagaTCACTCCAGCACCATTGCGTAAAATCCAATTATTCGCTTTCTGACCTCAACTGATACAAACAGcaataattatcaaaaaattaaaaattaaaaaaataaatatagtatagtgaaataatcaaattattaattgggAAAGAAAACCGTTAGCAGTTGCAGCCATCCACCTCCAGGATGATGAATATGATAGACAAACAAAATTGTATGCGGGTGCCGTGTTATTTAGCAATCGCCATGCGGCTAAGCATCCTCGagacggagagagagagagagaggccattGAGTTTTCTTGGCGGAGACTGGTCGAGATTTCAGTCAAACCCGGCCGCGCCGACTTCGTTTCTTCCGCCACCCGCGTGGCCGCATAAAAGACAAACCGGAGCCTCTCGGGTCCCAGCGAAACGCGGGGCGCACACGTTGGCGCCCATCTCACCGTCCATCCGCTGCCCCTTCCAAATCCAAAGCAGACCTCTCTTTGGTCTTTGGAGGGGGCCAAGGAGGGCACTTTTTGGTTATTTATATGCCCAGTCGGACCGCTCTTGATGCGCCGCCCTGCTTCTCCTCTCTATTTCTTCGGGTCCCTGCTCTCGTCTTCCCCAAGTAGGCGGTTTGTCGGCCGATCTCCTACCAGGATCGGGATTCGAGGTGTGTAGATCATTTTAGATTGATTCCGTTCCGAAATCCTATTTTTCTGCCTTTGGAATGCAAGAAAAACAAATTATGCCGatgttgttttttatttttcccGTTCCtcctcttttgtttttttttaaaaaatatttcttggTTTTTTATCCAAAAATCCGAATTTTGTCCTGGATTGGAGGTCAACAGCTCCATCTGGGTTTCGTCAAAATCTGATTGTGTTCTTGGAATGCACAAAGGTTTCTTGTTGGATTTCTTTTCCCGTccgtttctctttatttttgtggaggaaaaaaaaaatcgctACTCATTATAGATGCTCTCTGGAATATGTAGACTGTGTGGCATGGTTGCCCGACTGCAAACGAAGCTGTTTCTAGATACTACATTTACGGATCATCTGCCCTTCTGGTTCCCCTGATTTTTTTTAGGATGcattattttaatttctcttttAGGGTTTTCTTTCCCCGAATTTTGGATTTTGATTATGTTTAGGAAAACTGGAGTTGGCTTGCCTTGGTGTTAGACTTGTAGTTTCATTCTCCCGAATTCGATTTTGTAAAATTTCGTCTTCAAAATTTCCTTCTTTTGAGATGGGTTCCATAGGTTTctgagtgttttttttttttttgatgttttttttCTTCTGGATCGCTTGACCTGCCTCATCGGTAATTAggttgaaaaaaataaagaaaacaaaGATATTGAAACGTCGATCGTTCCGTAGTTGGATGCAAAAACAGAGATTTTTGTTATGAATTataacttctcctttttttttttttttttttttgaatttttcctgCAGAGTTTTGGGGTGATCTCTAGTCCTTTTCAGAGCAGAGAAGGGGCCATCTTTTTCTCAAAAGACCCCCTTTTCCATCTCTTTCCCTTTCGACCTCTCAAGTTTCTGATTTCTATTGCTTGCTCCTCCCATAGTCCAGTCATGGCCGAACCATTGCTCAATAAAGCGTCCGCGAGCCGGCTTCCCAGCTTCACACAATCGGTGAAGCTCAAGTATGTTAAACTCGGTTACCACTACCTCATCACCCATGCCATGTACCTCTTCCTCACACCACTCCTCGTCCTTGTGGCTGCCCAGCTTTCTACCTTCTCCGTCCAAGACCTCCATGACCTCTGGGATCACCTCCGGTTTAACCTGGTCTCCGTGATCCTCTGCTCCACGCTCCTCGTCTTCCTCTCCACCCTCTACCTCCTCACCCGCCCTCGGCCGGTCTATCTTGTCAACTTCGCATGCTACAAGCCGGAGGAGGCCCGGAGGTGCACCAGGCAAATCTTTATGGAGCGGTCTGCGCTGACGGGCTCCTTCACAGAAGAGAACCTCCAATTCCAGCGTAAGATCCTCGAAAGGTCAGGCCTTGGTGAGAACACGTACCTTCCGGAGGCGGTCCTCAATGTCCCTCCCAATCCCTCCATGGCTGAGGCCAGGAAGGAAGCCAGGGCTGTGATGTTTGGCGCCATCGACGAACTTTTCGCCAAGACCAATGTGAAGCCCAAGGACATCGGGATCTTGGTTGTGAATTGTAGCTTGTTCAATCCGACCCCCTCGCTTTCTGCCATGGTGGTGAACCATTACAAGCTTCGCGGGAACATTCTGAGCTATAACTTAGGTGGGATGGGCTGCAGCGCAGGGCTGCTTTCCATCGATCTCGCCAAGGATCTTCTTCAAGTTCACCCCAGTACCTATGCCTTGGTCATCAGCATGGAGAACATCACCTTGAACTGGTACTTCGGCAACAACCGCTCCATGCTCGTGTCCAACTGCTTGTTCCGAATGGGTGGGGCTGCAATCCTTCTCTCCAACAGGAGTTCCGACCGCGGGCGCTCCAAGTACCAATTGGTTCACACGGTTAGAACGCACAAAGGTGCTGATGATAAGTGCTTCAGCTGTGTCACCCAGGAAGAGGATGCTGATGGGAAAATTGGTGTATCTCTTTCGAAAGACCTGATGGGAGTTGCTGGCGATGCCTTGAAGACCAACATCACGACGTTGGGTCCTCTTGTCTTACCCATGTCCGAACAGTTGCTCTTCTTTGCTACATTGGTGGGGAGGAAGATCCTCAAGATGAAGAAGATTAGGCCCTACATCCCTGACTTCAAGTTGGCCTTCGAACATTTCTGCATTCATGCTGGGGGAAGGGCTGTGTTGGATGAACTGGAGAAGAACTTGCAGCTTTCCGAGTGGCACATGGAGCCTTCGAGGATGACACTCTACAGATTTGGAAACACTTCAAGTAGTTCCCTCTGGTACGAACTGGCATACACTGAAGGGAAAGGAAGGGTTgccaaaagggatagaatttggCAGATCGCATTCGGATCGGGATTCAAGTGTAACAGTGCCGTATGGAAGGCTTTGAAGACGATCGATCCTGCAGAGGAAAAGAACCCCTGGATGGATGAGATCCACAACTTCCCAGTTGAGGTTCCAAGGGTATCAGCAATTTGAATCAATAGTCCTGCCGGGGATGCGAGCTGCAAGTCCCTGACTGACGTCGGGTGATGAATCTGGTCTCATAGCTTGCAATAATTTGTTAGGATGatcctcttattttttttttggtgcagcTATGCAGGATGCGATCACTGATTCAAAAGCCTGGATGAATTTTATCATGTGGTTTAACTTATGCTGGCTTGAGCCATTGACTCTGCTTAAATATTAGTTGTTTGGTCTAGAATTTTAATACTTCGATCAAAACTTGCAGCTGTGAGCATGGTTGGAATTTATTTATCTTATATTTTTCAGCCCACAGTTCTCGGAGTGTTTTTGTTGACGACTAGATTTATGCCAACAATATGAGGTCTATGGCAGGTCGTTCATATAAAAGCTAAATGCTTTGTCAACATACTTTTCTTTGTGATATTGTCATGCTCTTAGATCCTCTAGCTTGTTTGTCTATCCAAATTACAGCTCAAAATATGTGGAAAATTGCGAACATCTGCTCGGCCAAGGCCATGGACAGCCTGATTTTGCTGTGCTGCTGACGCTGCTTCCTTGTTTTTGAAGAAATAAAGACAAAGACTTGGAAGGGGTTCTAACCCCATCCTCTATAAAGAAGCAGAAGCCTCTTGAATCTTCACTGTCAAGCACCTACTTTTCTTTTCTCTGAAGCTGGAGGGAATGAATCGCAAAGCAACGGTACAATAACCACCCTCCCCCAAGCCCAGGTTCCAGACATACAATGTTTGGCGCCGGTAAAGCTTAAATGTCAACACTGAATACGGGAGCCAATTCGAGAGTCGACACCTTTCATAATCGAACCCCTATCTCTTGTCTTAAACTGTAATGAAGTATACCATCCGAACTAATGCTCGATGGTGTAGTCCTTACCTTTGTTGAAAACAGCCTAAGTCACAGCTGTGCTTCCACGGCTACCGTTgtctcaagatctaaaatttggaGGCCCAAATATTCCTTACCTATTTCGTGGTAGATTCCGGCTTGGCTTGTATTCGCATCCTAGAATCCTTCTGGGTAACTTTAGAGGGATCGAAAAGGTCAGATTGTACTCTTGTCTAATAAATTGTAAGTCTATCATCAAGGTCAAGGAAGAATTCCTGATGGCAGTAAAAAAACGAACCCTGCCCGATGTCCATACATTTAGGATCTGTGCAAGCCAAGCCAAGGATGATGGCCGCTTCGTGTTTCGACGTATTGCCTTTGCTCCATAACCTTTGGCAGCCTGGCCGGTAGGCTACACAAGTCCCCTGCCATCAACTCTTGATTTCTGTCTAAGCGACGGGTTACATGTAACCACAGCAGGAGCATAGTTCTGCTATCAACCTGTGATGCCTCACATGCATAACTCCGGAGCCCTGATTGCAGCAAACAAAGAGATAGCAGCACGGGATGCAACTCCGGAGCTCTGATTGCAGCAAACAAAGAGATAGCAGCACCAGCATGCTGATGCTGTTACTCACCCCTGTGGCCAACACGTCATAATGCAAAAGCATAACCCAAAGCGTAGTCAAACTGCCATGCATGAGAAGCGATTTAAGGCGATATCCAGACAGATCAAGCACACCTTGAAAGCATACTGCTGATTTCTGAGCGCCAAACGGCTAAGTTTTTGTTGTTAGCCTTAGACATTGAAGTTCATATGCAGCAGTCCAGCATGCGTTATCATACCTATCCAGATTTTGAAGCTAAGGACCATGGCAAGCCAAAATCTTGGCGCTCACATCTTGAGACACGTCTCATGCCATGGATATTATAGTCAAAATTTTATGACAAGCAAAAACTGATATCATAACCGTTCAAATAAGAGAAACCAGGGATCACGGTCATTTCAAATATTAACTTCAACTCAAAGCAAAGAGGTTTTAAATCTAACCTCCCccgaacccaaaaaaaaaaaggataaagaaaaacataaaaaaattGCTTTGTAGCATGACCCAGCAGGCCCAAACACGAGCCAGCTTACGAGGCGCAGCTCTTTTCATCATCATGACTAATGAATTACCGTTTGATGCATCTCTCTGCCAATATGCCAGCTTCGTTCGAGAATCATCAATTAGCATAAGtttctattggtgcagaaattGATCGACTTGTTAATAAAATCTGACTGATGAGCGTACCCCCCACCCCGTAGCAGCTTTGGCATGTTTCTCGTGGTCAAAAGATTTTATGCTTTGTAATCTGCTGAGAGATGCGTACAAGGTATCCCTTTGGTCAGTTCGAGTACAATTCATGTGCCGGGATAGCAAAATAAACTAACGATCTTTTGTCCTCAGCAGATATTCCTTCCACaagttttttatcaaaataatattaaaaaaattataaaaatcaatATATTTTTCAACTTATTTACAAAAATGATGCAAAATCATAAAAcaacatttcaaatgatattttttttgagagcaaataccatttcaaatggcgtttCTTCGCTCCACGTCTTCTCTCCCCGTCTCCCATGgaatcaaaagatcaaaaaaaaaaaatcattatttgTAACGACATTTTCAAAAgcatcatttcaaatgatatttttaaagacGCCATAACAAATGGCATTTTTTTGATTACACCCCCTCCATTCAAAAAAATCCATccaatggtaaaaaaaaaaaaaaaaatagaaaaccattccataccatcCCCGTACCATTCCGTATCGATCTATACCAGCCCAAACCGAATTTTTTACTAATTtactattaattttaaaataatttatgaaaataatattcttCAAAAAGTATTTATGAAGATGCTGTTCGAAAGAAAGTCGCCCTATAGTCGCCTTATCATAGGGCGACTTTAGACGCCACCTAATCCGCCCTCACGCCACGTAGGAGTGCTGAATCAGCCAAAAAAATCATGGTGTGGAAGGGCAACTCTAAGAGTCACCATATCAAAGGGCGACTCATAAAACCGCCCTACTACACGGCAACTTTATGAGAATTCTCCCACCTCTCATCCTCCGATCGGATCCGATCGGATCCTCCCAGCTCTTATCCTCTGGTCAGATCGGATCCTTCCAGCTCTCATCCTCCGGTCAGATCCGATCGTCCTCCGATCGAATCCggatcctcccagctctcatTCTCCAATCGAatcctcccagctctcatcctTCGATATCCTCCAGTCggatcctcccagctctcatcctTCGGTCGGATCTGATCggatcctcccagctctcatcctTCGGTCGGATCCGATTGTCCTCTGATCggatcctcccagctctcatcctCCGATCGGATCCGATCAAAGGTCATGGTTCGATGATCATATGTGATCAGATAGAGCCACCCTACTATAGGACGACCTACTATAAAGAGAGGGAGATGATCTCCAAGATGTCCAATCATCATCATGGATGTGCACTGATATGAGCAGATGCCTGTGACCTAATTGGACCGGCGGTCGCTCATCTCCAAGGATGTCGCTAATGTCCAACTAGCACCATTTTGATGTGCACTTACGCTTGCATGTTGCAGGCACTCGTGACTTGCTTGGCACCCATGACTTGCTCGGCATCTGGATGCCGTGACCTGACCTAAAGTTTTCGTGATCTGACCTAAAGTTTTCGTGACCCAACAGGAGTAAGCCAAGATGTAAGCACCTAGAGGGATCAAGATGTAGGCGCCTATATCTGGCTTGTTTTTTGATTTTAGGCGACTACATGTGATCCTATTTTAGGCAGCTTCTTCCATCACTTTTATATATTTCTAAATCATCGAATTAGTTCAGAATATCCACTCCTCAATCTTTTTTCCCTTCCGTTTCTCTCAGAATCCCTAGTTCTCATCTTCACAACCATCTCCACTTACGTCTTGAATCCAAactaaaaatctccttttcaagtTAAAAACCTCCTTCCATCTCCTTCTCGGCCAATGGCTCCAAAGATGCGTCTTCCCCAATGCCAAAGAGTAAGCAGAAGTGAAAAAAGCAGAAGGGGAGAAGAAAGCAGAAGGGGAAGGGGAAGAGAAGCAAGTGAAGCACCATCACCTCCTCTGAGAACTCCTCCTCCTTCAAGATTACCTCCTTCGAGAACTCCagtaagtgataaaaatattctcttTAGCCGTATTGTTGATATGAATTTTTTAGATTCGGAAGGATTTGAGATTGCAAACTTAATTAGAGCCATGGGATGAAAATTTATCTGCACTGCTGAAGTCTCAATATTTATGAagttagttagagaattttatgagaatattttatttgaaGAACATACCGTATCATTTTCagttaaaggaaaaaaaattatttagatgatGAAATATTAGGAGAAATTTTAAAACTTCCAACCATAGGTGAGCTGCGGGACAGTAGAAGAGATAGAACCACAAGAGCAGAAACTGTTATTGGGGTAGAGGATCATGGTCAATTTCAGAAAATTCATGGAAGATACTTAAATATTGAAATGAGACTACTCCATATAATTATTTGGTGGATTATACAACTTGGAGGATTTGATACTGTAACAGAGAGGGATTTAGGAATTATATATCATGTAGTCAAATGTATCCCACTCAACCTTCCAAGAATAATAATCAAGGTTATACAAAAAGCAGTGGGTAGGGCACAGATATTTCTGCCTTATGCCATGATGTTAACCCATGTCTTTAAACATTTAGAGTAAGAATTCAGGATGAACAATCAACAAAATTAGGTAGAGGTAGAAAAATCAATGAAGGAGCCCTGCACAGAATGTATTGGTTTAAAATTGATGGTGAGTGGACTAGAAAGGATGGAAGGAGAAAACATATGGATGAAGATATTTCAGTTGAGGAAGCAAGATCTAGGAGTGAAGCAGGACCTTCTTCCAGGAGGAAGAATGAAGCAGGACCTTCTAGGTCTATGGAGGGTATGGAATCTGTTGAGCAAATGAGGATGACTCTAGATATGGTCAGTGTAATCACTCGGGAGGTTGTATCTATTTTTCAGTCATTGTCTTCAGGAGAGAGCACTGCACATATGGATCCgctaataaataatttttcttcgtTCAAGCAAAAATTAGATAACCTTATTTCAGCAGTGTAGGATATAAGACAGGACATTCGTAATTTAGTTTATCGTATCGAAGAATTAGAGAGATGTTCGCCTCATACAGATATGCAACATCAGCTAGACGAGATTATCTGTACTCTTAGAGTGCTCCAGAGTGCGATACAGAGAGAATCAGGTGGaatagaaagataaaatattctctctacTGGATTGACTACAGTTTTACAGAATATTGTCCGGATCGGCCAACAGATGAATATTCttatttcaaatctttcaagTGATCAATCCAGTCAGCTTTCTCTCAGTCAGCCTCTTCCTAGTCAGCCATCCTCCTCTAGACCATCCTCATCTGCTCGTCATTCTCATCT
The sequence above is a segment of the Elaeis guineensis isolate ETL-2024a chromosome 7, EG11, whole genome shotgun sequence genome. Coding sequences within it:
- the LOC105047853 gene encoding 3-ketoacyl-CoA synthase 11; translation: MAEPLLNKASASRLPSFTQSVKLKYVKLGYHYLITHAMYLFLTPLLVLVAAQLSTFSVQDLHDLWDHLRFNLVSVILCSTLLVFLSTLYLLTRPRPVYLVNFACYKPEEARRCTRQIFMERSALTGSFTEENLQFQRKILERSGLGENTYLPEAVLNVPPNPSMAEARKEARAVMFGAIDELFAKTNVKPKDIGILVVNCSLFNPTPSLSAMVVNHYKLRGNILSYNLGGMGCSAGLLSIDLAKDLLQVHPSTYALVISMENITLNWYFGNNRSMLVSNCLFRMGGAAILLSNRSSDRGRSKYQLVHTVRTHKGADDKCFSCVTQEEDADGKIGVSLSKDLMGVAGDALKTNITTLGPLVLPMSEQLLFFATLVGRKILKMKKIRPYIPDFKLAFEHFCIHAGGRAVLDELEKNLQLSEWHMEPSRMTLYRFGNTSSSSLWYELAYTEGKGRVAKRDRIWQIAFGSGFKCNSAVWKALKTIDPAEEKNPWMDEIHNFPVEVPRVSAI